Proteins found in one Triticum aestivum cultivar Chinese Spring chromosome 4D, IWGSC CS RefSeq v2.1, whole genome shotgun sequence genomic segment:
- the LOC123096374 gene encoding probable non-inhibitory serpin-Z9, whose amino-acid sequence MRHFSSLPRVLRRSAAPKPNRRSPAPKPHPPSPSPGPVPDAQAPVAPAPMPTRPWEEALDAAQRAFCLPLAGRVLAAAGTGNAAVSPVGVHAALSLASSGARGATRRQLLGTLGCGGGGKGAAADAANVASRVVKRVLKDRAKSGGPQLAFASGVWADASTTLSPEFVETAGGLYCSAAKTVDFKSTPEDAAEQINSWVNKSTRQTITSLLPDGLVDQNTGLVLGSALYFKGRWLDKTDIGKTAEQKFYCLDGTHVLVPFVEYDRTRLFAAHDGFKVIKLPYKQGNNERKFSMYIFLPDAHDGLFELTKKIFSEPAFLEQHLPTEKRHVGIGVPKFTISFQIDMKDFLKDMTLELPFRRDADFKDMVKEGDSKEPLFLSDVLHKVILEVNDDEIEETSVEKSIGKPLPTEHFAADHPFFFLIREEVSATVIFMGHVLDPSSQY is encoded by the exons ATGCGGCACTTCTCCTCCCTCCCGCGAGTGCTCCGCCGGAGCGCCGCCCCAAAACCCAACCGGCGGAGCCCCGCCCCGAAACCTCACCCTCCCTCGCCGTCCCCCGGTCCGGTTCCCGATGCTCAGGCGCCCGTCGCCCCTGCGCCGATGCCGACGAGGCCATGGGAGGAGGCCCTGGACGCAGCACAGCGCGCGTTCTGCCTGCCCCTCGCCGGCcgcgtcctcgccgccgccggaacTGGAAACGCCGCCGTCTCCCCTGTTGGAGTCCACGCCGCGCTCTCCctcgcgtcctccggcgcgcgtggtGCGACGCGGAGGCAGTTGCTCGGTACGCTGggctgcggtggcggcggcaaGGGCGCGGCGGCTGACGCGGCCAACGTGGCGTCACGTGTGGTCAAGCGCGTGCTCAAGGACCGGGCGAAGTCTGGTGGACCACAGCTCGCGTTCGCCTCTGGCGTGTGGGCCGACGCATCGACGACgctctcgccggagttcgtcgagACCGCTGGTGGCCTGTACTGCTCAGCGGCCAAGACGGTCGATTTCAAGAGCACG CCAGAAGATGCTGCTGAGCAAATTAACTCATGGGTCAACAAGTCCACGAGACAAACCATTACCTCACTCCTTCCAGATGGATTAGTTGACCAGAATACAGGGCTTGTACTTGGCAGCGCACTGTATTTTAAAGGCAGATGGCTGGATAAGACTGATATAGGGAAGACTGCTGAACAAAAATTCTACTGTCTGGATGGAACACATGTCCTAGTTCCTTTTGTGGAGTATGACAGAACTCGTCTTTTTGCTGCGCACGACGGATTCAAAGTTATTAAGCTTCCTTACAAGCAAGGGAATAATGAACGGAAGTTTTCCATGTACATTTTCCTCCCAGATGCTCATGATGGCCTGTTTGAATTAACCAAGAAGATTTTCTCTGAACCGGCATTCTTAGAACAACATTTACCAACAGAGAAGCGCCATGTGGGTATTGGGGTGCCCAAATTCACGATATCTTTTCAGATCGACATGAAGGATTTTCTGAAAGATATGACACTTGAATTGCCATTCCGACGAGATGCGGATTTCAAAGATATGGTAAAGGAAGGTGACTCGAAGGAGCCTTTGTTTCTATCTGATGTACTTCATAAAGTGATTTTGGAAGTGAACGATGATGAAATTGAAGAAACTTCTGTGGAGAAAAGCATAGGCAAGCCTTTACCCACAGAGCACTTCGCAGCCGACCACCCTTTCTTCTTTCTCATTCGGGAGGAAGTGTCTGCTACGGTTATCTTCATGGGGCATGTGCTTGATCCTTCATCACAGTACTAA